GAGACGGCGTTCGCCAAGATCGAGGACCGTCTGCAGGGCACCGAACTGGCCGCCCAGGCCATCGGGCTGGTAACCACGCCCGGAGCCGGGCGTTTCGCGCCGCCTTGCCCGATCGACTGCTGGAGTCCGGCTGTCGGGAACCGACGGCTGTTCGAGCCGGCCGATTATCCCGAGCCCTCACAGGGCGCTTTCTGGTCATACAGCTTGTTGATCACGACGGAGGCGGGGCAGTGATCGTTATGCCGGTGGTCGAATTGATCACTGAACGAGGAGAACTCATGGCCGTTTTCACTGCCGCTCTGGTGGCCCGTCACAGCGACAAGCTCGTGTCCGTCACCGCCTCGGGGACCGAGGACGGCGCCGAGGTCGTCCAGTGGACCGACAAGAACAAGCCCAACCAGCACTGGAACCTGGTGGCGACGACGGGTGGCTACTACAACGTGATTGCCGTGCACAGCGGAAAGGCCCTGTCGGTCACCGCCTCGGACACCGAGGACGGCGGGACCGTCGTCCAGTGGACCAACAAGGGCAAGCCCAACCAGGAGTGGAAGCTCGTCCAGAAGGACGACGGGTACTTCTCCCTGGAGGCACGCCACAGCGGCAAGCTCCTGTCCGTCGTCGGCGAGGACACCGCGGACGGTGCCAAGCTCGTCCAGTGGACCGACAAGAACAAGCCCAACCAGCATTTCCGCCTCGGCTGAGCCACGCCTTCGGAGCCCCTGCCGGAAAGCACCCCGGCGGGGGCCCCGCTGCGAAATGGGCTCTTGGACGGAGTGGTCGCCGCGACTACGAGTGGGGCGGGAGTGAACGAAGCCACCGCGTCACGCCCACCGGCTGCGGCCAGCGCTTTCAGGTGAACCTGGCATTCGTGAAAACGGGCTCGACAGGAGCGATGCGGGCCACCCAATCCCGTCTCGGGTCACTAGCTGCTGACCGGTGACCAGGTGGGTACGTTGTTGGCGGCCCCGAGGAGATGGTGGTCGAGCCAGGCGAAGGCTTCGTCGAGTGTCGGGGCGGTGTCGCTGAGCGGGACGGTCAGCCCGGCGTGTTCAGGTGCGGGCCGGCTGCCGTTCTGCAGGCTCAGTCGCTTGGGCACGGTGAGCTGCTCGAAGTGCTTGGTGATCTGCCTGAGCGGGAACAGCGCATCGCTCCCGGCGTGGGAGATGAACGTCGCGGTGCCACGGGCATTGGTTTGCCCGACGTAGGAGAACGCAGCCCGCTGCATCGCCCACGAGGCGACATCGTCGGGGTTTTCTCCGGCCTGGAGGTCCGCGAGGATCTGCTGCGTGTCCTCATCGAACTTGTGCTTCACCGGTCCGCCGGTGAAGTTGGTCAGGTCGGCGACCGCGGCGAGGTGTCCGCGGTCGTTCTGGTGGCCGGCGACCAGGTCCTCCCACGTGCTCAGCGCGACGACGGCGTCCACACGGGCGCCAGGATCGTGCGCCGCGACGAGCTGGCTGATGAGCCCGCCGTAGGCCCTGCCGAAGAAGGCGATACGGCTCGGGTTGAAGTGCTGTTGAGCGTAGTCGATCACGGTCGAGCCGTCGGCCCAGTCCAGGGGGCCGGCCACGTCGATCGTCCCTCCGGAGGTGCACGGGCCGTCCATGTACCCGCCGCCGTGCACGTCTGCCGTAAGCCCGAGCCCGCGGGGGGTGTAGGCCAGCACGTGGTAGCCGCGCAGCGCCAGCTTGAGATACGTGTGCTCGAACAGGGGCCAGCCGGCAGGCGTCCAGTCGGACGGCACGATCACCACCGGCCGGGGCTCTGGGGCATTGAGCTTGATGGTGTGTGCCGACAACCGGATCCCGTCGGCGGAGGTGATGCGGGGGAAGCCGATGGTGGCCTTCTGCCGCACCTGCTCCGTGAGCCGCTGGAGGTCATCGGTCAGCAGCGGCTTTTCCGCCGCGCCTTGCAGCGTGGCGATCAGCGCATGGCCCACATTGACGGCTTTCGGGTCGAGCGAAGTCGGTGTCGCGAAGACACCCTGCTTCGCGATCCGGGCCACGTCTGCCGCGGTGACCGTGGTGGTCGCCTCGTCCTGTTCAACGCTCATGGAACATGCCCTCTCGATTCCGTCGACCGGATGCACTGAGCAGGCCGACGGGGCTTTCCGCCGGACAGCCCGACGTCTTCCAGATCATTTCTCGCTCTGCAAGAGCCTGACCAGGGCGTGCAGGGGGACACGACAGCGCACCCACGTCCACCGCGCGCCCCCACCCAGGACCAATGGGCAAGCGCTCCCCACCGCGGCTTCTGCGAAGTCGCGGGGATCGGCGGCGGCCCGGCGCTCCTGACCGACTGGATGGCCGCACGCCGCATGGACGTGGTGATCCTCTCCGAGGACGGCCCCGACTGGTGACCGACCGCTTCCACTGGCCCCGCGCTACCAGCCCCGGGGCTGGGGCGATGAACTGCGCCGCCGCCTGCACAACGCGGGCCTCTCCGTATGGGAACTCGCCGACCTCCTCGGCGTCCACGAGCACGACGTCACCATGGACGCCCTGCCTAACCAGCCGCTGCACGTCGTCCTCGAACTCGCCCGGCGCCTGGACCTCCACCCCGCCGACCTCACGCCGTACGCCAGGGGCATTGCATAGTCGCGATCGGTCCGGTTCGTCTGCCTCATGCGTGACGTGGCGTCATGTCCCGGCCTGGTCTGAGATGCCCCCGGGAAGCAGAGCAGGCACGGTGCCGGTGATCATGTGGTTGTCGAAGACCCATGAGAACCGAGCGAGACCGTGCCTGCCCGGACATCATCGCCCATGCCCGCCGGGCTGGGGAATCTGGCCCTCCCGAACCTCTGCGCCACTACGCAGGACGCCGCTGACCTGCGACGCTTCCTAGTCTGGGTGCCCGATCCGCGTGGCCTGCGAGGACGACGGTATCCGCTGCTCCCCCTGTTGTGCGCGGCCGCGGCAGCCGTCCTGACCGGTGCCCGGTCTCTCATCGCGATCGGTGAATGGATCGGCGATGCCCCGCAGCCCGTCCTGGGTGTGCTCGGCTTCCCGGCCGACCGTTCACCGGCATCCGGCCGGCGCCGCACGCCGCCACCGTCCGTCGCCTGCTCCAACGCGTCGACGGCGACGCGCTGGATGCGGCCATCGGTGCTTACCTCCAGGCCAGAACGCCACGGCCGGAAGAGTCCGAGCCGCCGCCGAAGCCGGCTCTGCGGGCGATCGCGGTCGACGGCAAGACAGTCCGCGGCTCCCGCACCGCCACGACCACTGCGGTCCAGCTGCTGGCCGCGATGGACCACCACGGCGTGGTCCTGGCCCAGCGTCAGGTCGCCTCCAAGAGCAACGAGATTCCATCTTTCCAGCCACTTTTGGACACCATCAACGTGGAGAACACCGTGCTGACCGGCGACGCCCTGCACACCCAACACAGCCATGGTGCGTACCTCCGCCGACGACTACCTGGCCATCGTGAAGAAGAACCACCCCGGACTGTATGCGCAGGTCACCAAGCTGCCCTGGGCCGAGATCCCGCTGGACCACCGCACCCGGGACCGGGCCCACCACCGCGACGAGATCCGTCGGATCAAGGTCGTCGCCTTCCACCACCTCGGCTATCCCGGCGCCCGCCAGGCCATCCAGATCGTCCGGTGGCGGCGCGAGCTGAGCACCGGGAAACTGACCACCGAGCGCGTCTACGTGATCACCAGCCTCGACGTCTTCGACGCGACACCGGCCCAACTCGCCACCTGGATCAGAGGCCACTGGGGCATCGAGAACCGCCTGCACCACGTCCGCGACCGCACCTTTTGCGAGGACGACTCCAAGGTCCGCACCGGCCACCTGCCCCGCACCATGGCCGGCCTGCGCAACCTCGCCATCAGCGTCTTCCGCCAGAACGGCGAGACCAACATCGCCGCCGCCCTCCGCCGCACCAGCCGCGACTACCACCGGCCGCTGTCGACCCTCGGCCTCACGTGATCAACCCGGACAGATCGCGATCAGGCAACGGCCCTGGCTAACTACCCTCTAGCCTATTGGAGTTGACAAGCGAACCGAACAAGGACGAAATGTCATGATGCCACAGGAACGTCAAGAGCAGGAGATCCCCCGCGTCTCGATGACTGACGAGGAGATCGAAGCGGCGAACCTGAAGACGCCCCCCCTACTCAACAGCAACATCAAGCTGATGGAGTACACGCCGGAATGGGCCGCCGCGTTCGCGGAGGAGGCCCGCCGGATGAGCGACGAGCTGGGCGCGCTGCCACACCGGATCGAACACACAGGGTCCACCTCGGTACCCGGGTTGCCCGCCAAACCGGTCATCGACATCCTGCTGATCGTTCCCGACTCCGCCGACGAATCCGCCTACGTGCCCAGCCTGGCTCCCCTCGGTTACGCGCTCGCGGTCCGGGAGCCCGATTGGTATGAGCACCGCGTCCTGCGCAAGCCCGACCTCGCGCCCAGTGCCGAATCAGCCAATCTGCACGTGCTCTCCACCGGCTGCCCCGAGATTCAGCGCATGATCCTTTTCCGCGACTGGCTGCGCGCCCACACGAACGATCGCGACCTCTACGCCCGAACCAAAAGGGACCTCGCACAGCGGACATGGACGTACATGCAGCACTACGCCGACGCGAAGAGCGAAGTCATCGCGGACATCCTCGAACGTGCCATGAGAGCTGAACCTCCCAGCGCCCATGGCAGCTCATGAAAGGTGATCTCAGCCTGCTGCGGGAGCGGAATTTCCTCCTGTTCTTCCTCGCCCGCACATCGTCCCTGACGGGCAACGTCATCGCACCGCTGGGCCTCGCCTTCGCCGTGCTGGCCTTGCCTGACGGCTCCCCGTCCCAACTCGGACTACTGCTGGGGACCCGCACAGTCGCTCAGCTCGGTCTGATTCTGCTGGGCGGAGTCCTCGCGGACCGGTTCCCCCGCCAGCGTCTGATCATCGTGGGGGAGACCGCCGCCGGATGCTCCCAAGCGCTCACCGCCGCCCTGTTTCTGCACGGCAGCGTGCCGATGAACCTTCTGATCGTCCTCGCCGCCGTCAACGGCGCGTCCTCCGCTGTCAGCCAACCAGCCGCCACCGCGCTCGTACCCCAGCTCGTCGACGCCGAACGCATTCAGCCTGCGAATGCGTTGCTGCGCCTAGCGGCCAACCTCTCGCGTATCGGAGGCGTGTTCGCCGGCGGAGTACTCGTCGCGGCCGTCGCGCCTGGCTGGGCCTTGGCGGCCGACGCCGCCACCTACTTCCTGTCCGCCGTGCTGCTGATGTTCAGCCGCCCTCGTACGGCATCGCGGGCACTCACCGCGACAGAGGCGCCGACCAGTCTCCTCAGCGAACTGCGCAGCGGCTGGACAGAGTTCTCCTCCCTGCGCTGGATGTGGCCGGTCGTAGGCCAGTTCGCCATCGTCAACGCCTCCTTCGGAGGAGCCATCATGGTGTTGGGCCCGGCGGTGGCCAAGCAGGAGCTGGGCGGGGCGGTCGCCTGGTCGGTCGTTCTCGGCGCCCACTCGGCCGGTTTCGTCCTCGGCAGCCTGATCGCGATCCGCATCCGTCCCCGTTACCCCCTGCGTACGGGCGTTTTCGTCACCTTCGGCTTCTTCCCGGCCTACCTGTTCCTCGCCGGGGGCTCCCCAACCTGGCTGATCGCCACCAGCATGCTGGTGGCTGGCATCTGCATTGATGTGTTCGAGGTCCTGTGGAGAACCACGGTCCACACTCATGTTCCCGAGCAGTCCATGTCCCGGATCAGCTCATATGACTCGCTGGTCTCCTTTATCTGCACGCCCCTGGGCCTCGCCGTGGCAGGCCCGGTGGCTGCTCACATCGGCATAGCCGAAACACTCCTGCTCAGCGGTGTACTCGTCCTCCTGGCCAGCACCATCCCTCTCCTCCTCTCGGCCGTCCGCAACCTCCCGGCTCGTTGCACTGTCCCGGAGCATGTACCCGAATAAGAGCTCGCAGAGGATCAATATGCCTTGACCACCCCACAGCTGGTCATCAGCGACGCCGCTTCAGCCCACCCGAAACGGCGAGGTTAGCTGTGGTCGGCCAGGGCCCAGGTCGTTGCCTGATCGCCGACAACCACATGATCACCGGCACCGTGCCTGCTCTGCTTCCCGGGGGCATCTCAGACCAGGCCGGGACATGACGCCACGTCACGCATGAGGCAGACGAACCGGACCGATCGCGACTATGCAATGCCCCTGCGCCGTACGCCGAGGCCGTCTACCGCCTGCCCCGCTACCGAGACGCCGAGCACCCGCCCGAGGACCCCGGCGCCGACGATCGTTATCTAGGTCTGTCAACTATCCCTAGAAGTCAGGTCGTTGCTTGCTTGTCAGGCAAGTAAGGCAAGTTAGGTGTCCTCCCCGGCTAACTCGAAGGACATGGGGGTGAGCCCAACTGACGGACTGCGGCCC
The sequence above is drawn from the Streptomyces sp. NBC_01591 genome and encodes:
- a CDS encoding RICIN domain-containing protein; protein product: MAVFTAALVARHSDKLVSVTASGTEDGAEVVQWTDKNKPNQHWNLVATTGGYYNVIAVHSGKALSVTASDTEDGGTVVQWTNKGKPNQEWKLVQKDDGYFSLEARHSGKLLSVVGEDTADGAKLVQWTDKNKPNQHFRLG
- a CDS encoding alpha/beta hydrolase family protein, whose product is MSVEQDEATTTVTAADVARIAKQGVFATPTSLDPKAVNVGHALIATLQGAAEKPLLTDDLQRLTEQVRQKATIGFPRITSADGIRLSAHTIKLNAPEPRPVVIVPSDWTPAGWPLFEHTYLKLALRGYHVLAYTPRGLGLTADVHGGGYMDGPCTSGGTIDVAGPLDWADGSTVIDYAQQHFNPSRIAFFGRAYGGLISQLVAAHDPGARVDAVVALSTWEDLVAGHQNDRGHLAAVADLTNFTGGPVKHKFDEDTQQILADLQAGENPDDVASWAMQRAAFSYVGQTNARGTATFISHAGSDALFPLRQITKHFEQLTVPKRLSLQNGSRPAPEHAGLTVPLSDTAPTLDEAFAWLDHHLLGAANNVPTWSPVSS
- a CDS encoding ISAs1 family transposase, which translates into the protein MVRTSADDYLAIVKKNHPGLYAQVTKLPWAEIPLDHRTRDRAHHRDEIRRIKVVAFHHLGYPGARQAIQIVRWRRELSTGKLTTERVYVITSLDVFDATPAQLATWIRGHWGIENRLHHVRDRTFCEDDSKVRTGHLPRTMAGLRNLAISVFRQNGETNIAAALRRTSRDYHRPLSTLGLT
- a CDS encoding GrpB family protein encodes the protein MMPQERQEQEIPRVSMTDEEIEAANLKTPPLLNSNIKLMEYTPEWAAAFAEEARRMSDELGALPHRIEHTGSTSVPGLPAKPVIDILLIVPDSADESAYVPSLAPLGYALAVREPDWYEHRVLRKPDLAPSAESANLHVLSTGCPEIQRMILFRDWLRAHTNDRDLYARTKRDLAQRTWTYMQHYADAKSEVIADILERAMRAEPPSAHGSS
- a CDS encoding MFS transporter; its protein translation is MKGDLSLLRERNFLLFFLARTSSLTGNVIAPLGLAFAVLALPDGSPSQLGLLLGTRTVAQLGLILLGGVLADRFPRQRLIIVGETAAGCSQALTAALFLHGSVPMNLLIVLAAVNGASSAVSQPAATALVPQLVDAERIQPANALLRLAANLSRIGGVFAGGVLVAAVAPGWALAADAATYFLSAVLLMFSRPRTASRALTATEAPTSLLSELRSGWTEFSSLRWMWPVVGQFAIVNASFGGAIMVLGPAVAKQELGGAVAWSVVLGAHSAGFVLGSLIAIRIRPRYPLRTGVFVTFGFFPAYLFLAGGSPTWLIATSMLVAGICIDVFEVLWRTTVHTHVPEQSMSRISSYDSLVSFICTPLGLAVAGPVAAHIGIAETLLLSGVLVLLASTIPLLLSAVRNLPARCTVPEHVPE